A stretch of Mya arenaria isolate MELC-2E11 chromosome 14, ASM2691426v1 DNA encodes these proteins:
- the LOC128217783 gene encoding uncharacterized protein LOC128217783 yields MIDYRTFEHLWESIKQNSEEEFVQCLEEIKIGFKKQKWCYDLINQTIPLCILYNRPSLIHLFFVTLQKTLKNFYFEDSMFHIASIWSKIHFDSLIHLSNVFRYTRCTEELQIIQQYLSNEPRKWRGYSTPRQNTALVSLSGSEELRCLFAALFEIGRNAEVETNVLLDHAVLLQQSYHVPPFRNHLQDYNLSCILKSIMLNVCRVSDFLSIAFKCGMDINVLDDNSAISFVMLYFGARDISGTDIYKRISISAQASAKLFKANLYLNPNVGLTHTAILFKEALMRDEWEFSRIIYSATFDEFIPDSFVYLLIRCGLNFPHQQLEAPSTYGNIIEKGFGVKTLQEHCRSTLRRHYRGRALHRAMNALAVPRSIRDFILIEEFNTLNI; encoded by the exons ATGATTGATTACAg AACCTTCGAGCATCTTTGGGAAAGTATTAAACAGAACTCTGAAGAAGAATTCGTTCAATgtcttgaagaaataaaaataggctttaaaaaacaaaaatggtgCTACGATTTGATAAATCAAACAATACCACTTTGTATTCTGTATAATAGACCAAGTCTTATCCATTTATTCTTTGTCACTCTtcagaaaactttgaaaaatttCTATTTTGAAGACTCGATGTTTCACATCGCGTCCATTTGGagcaaaatacattttgattcTTTGATTCATCTGTCAAATGTTTTTCGGTATACGAGATGCACAGAAGAACTGCAAATTATACAGCAATATCTGTCTAACGAGCCGCGAAAATGGCGTGGGTATTCAACACCTCGACAAAATACAGCTTTAGTATCTTTGTCAGGATCAGAAGAGCTCCGTTGCTTGTTTGCAGCACTTTTTGAAATAGGACGCAATGCGGAAGTTGAAACTAACGTATTACTCGACCATGCTGTGTTATTGCAACAAAGCTACCATGTTCCCCCTTTCCGGAATCACTTGCAGGATTACAACTTGAGCTGCATCTTAAAAAGTATAATGTTGAATGTATGTCGTGTGTCAGACTTCCTTTCAATCGCATTCAAATGCGGAATGGATATCAATGTTCTTGACGATAATAGTGCAATTTCATTTGTGATGTTATACTTCGGAGCGAGGGATATATCTGGAACCGACATTTACAAAAGAATCAGCATTTCAGCTCAAGCCTCGGCTAAACTGTTTAAGGCAAACCTTTATTTAAACCCAAACGTAGGGTTAACTCATACTGCAATATTGTTCAAAGAAGCCTTGATGCGCGATGAATGGGAGTTTTCACGAATTATATATTCAGCAACCTTTGACGAATTTATTCCTGATTCATTTGTGTATCTACTCATCCGCTGTGGCTTAAATTTTCCACACCAGCAACTGGAAGCACCTTCAACGTATGGCAATATCATAGAGAAAGGTTTTGGAGTTAAGACACTCCAAGAGCATTGCAGATCAACACTTCGTCGACATTATCGAGGAAGAGCACTCCATCGGGCGATGAATGCTCTTGCTGTGCCAAGGTCAATTCGAGATTTTATACTGATAGAGGAATTCAACACACTAAATATATGA